AAGGGATGGAAGGTATACTTCAATTCtggtttcaaaaaagaaattagtgATGTGCTTTGAGTTTGAAGTTCAGGGTGTGAAGTGGTGGGATGCGGGTGAAGTGTTAAGAGCCCCTAGCTATGGGattcttactctttttcccccattagagttttgtcccatttgggttttctctaatgagggttttaatgaggagaatCTCATAGCATTACCAAACTTGACTTGTGTCTTATGGTCAAGTTTGAGAGGGGATTGGGATTTTGGAGTTGCTTTAGAGTAAAAGTTCTTTTtaattgttgagttgtttagtTTCCTTTAGCTTGTTGCACAAGTAAACATTTTGCACTAGTTTGTAATAAGgctttttgatgaataaatttaacattcattcaaaaaaaaaaaaaaaaaaaaaaaaaaaaaaaaaaaaaaaaaaaaaaaaaaaagaaggtgaTACTAGGAGCCGTCAACACGCTGGGAACATCCGTACGTTCGCTGACCTGAACCCTTCTCCAGATGAGGGCCAAGAGTATTATACTGGCGGACAGAAGAGGTAACCTAATATTTTCACTGTGTGTTGGCTTTTTGATCTTCAGTACGTGATATATTCTTTTGTGCACTGTGTGTATTAGTGGGATGATGGTTCAAGATCCTAACAAAGCAAAAGACGTTGACGCACTTTTTGAGCAAGCTAGGCAGTCTGCTGTAGACAGACCTGTTGAACCGTCCAGGTCAGCTTCTACAAGCTTCACTGGACCTTCACGGATGTTGTCTGGCGAACCTGTTCCCTCTTCTCCTCAGCGAGAGCAAGACCAGCCTCGAGTTGTTATGCACACCATCACTTTCTGGAGGAACGGTTTCACCGTTAATGATGGTCCTTTGAGGAGTTTTGATGACCCGGAAAACGCAACCTTTATGGCGGTATTATCCAAACCCTTTCCTActcaattttaataatagaaTCGTTATTGGTTGGCTGGTACATATAATTTTCTCAAAGCCTAGTTTAGGTCATTTTCTTGGAATCTTGATTATATATGTTGTATATGTAGAGTATTGTGAGATCAGAGTGCCCTCGTGAACTCGAACCAGAAGATAGGAAGATACGTGTTCATGTTAATCTCGTCAAGCGTGACGACAACTACACGGTAAGTCTCattcccttctctctctcttagtaATACATACTCTTATTGTTCTTATCTCTTGACACACAGGAACCAACAAAGCCCAAAACCCCATTCCAAGGTGTAGGAAGGACCTTAGGAGCCAGCGGATCAGGCTCTGCAGAACCACAAGCTCCACCCGCACAAATGAACACAGCACCAGGACCATCAAGAGGGCTTATTGTGGACCAAGCAGCACCAACAACTTCCATCCAGCTCAGATTGGCAGACGGCACGCGCCTTGTATCCAGGTTTAACAAGCACCACACGGTCAGAGATGTGCGTCGGTTCATCGACGCTTCAAGACCCGGTGGCTCGAGAGAGTACAAGTTACTAACCATGGGGTTCCCTCCTAAACAATTGACAGACTTTGACCTAACTATTGAGCAGGCTGGTATAGCTAACTCCGTCGTCATCCAGAAACTCTagctttttttcagttttagaaTACAatttgctttttcttttaattgtttGAGAACTCTTACCATTCCACTCAACTATTTGTTTAACGCTAGGATTTGGATCAGTTGAGAAAATCATCAAATGTATTCATTTTGTTTTAGATTCATTTTCGCATCAGCATTCCTTTTCGAGAAATTtgccaaaacaaaaataaaaattcactaTCTTTGTCTCTATAGTATAAACCAACATTATTTGTccctataatataaaattttccatAATCCAAAACTGACATTtgattaatcaaataaatatatattaaagtatttaaatataaaaaacaaataaaaataaaaaataataaaaagtatatataaaatataattttaagttgacattttagaatatattaataaaaataatatattaaaattttatttttatgttaatataaaattttgatataaaaaattgaattccaaatcattatataaataaataatttaataaaaaaatatatctctataatattatttgagaagttgGTTTACTATGTGGTGCTCTCACGTTAATTTTAAACCTTGTTCTAAAACTCGCCCGAGTTAGCGATTACTCGTCCGAGAATACGGTACTTGGAGACTCACCGTGACGAGTTGGTGCTGATCGGTGGTGTTCTGCGTTGACCCGATTTTTTCCGGCTTTGACCGTGTAATAGAAGAAATCAGCGAGtaaatctgaaataaaattttaaaccatgtATGCCCAAATCCTTTTATTCAACAAAATTCACAAGTTCTTTTACTGAGATTGTAtcaaaaccaacaaaaaaattaataagaataaGTGAAAAGTGTAACAAAATCTGTAATAGAGACGATGGTTAATTCAGTAGGTGcagggaagaagaagacgagtgCCCTtcattagaaaaatatttaaaagtcatgaaacaaaaaaaaaaactcaacgtGTTCTCACAAATCGAACACAGGCCTCTTCCACTTGGCCCAGCGAACTTTATAATTCACATgttacaaatttatatatataactactatatacatatctatcttattaaaacagaaacattatgttggacctaacatttattttgtaagtttttaaattaaatacacctttatactttatagttaaacatacattaaatcactaatgtttctttctttatactactatccatgtttccaaacaatatacttatttctttatattactatcaacgtttccaaacaatatacttatttctttatactactatcaatgtttccaaacaatatatttttatactactatcaatgtttccaaataatacaataattaatcttaattattttatatctatcattttctctttaaaattttgtagaaacgtcataatttcataaattgcaaaatagtgaactttaaaatttcgattataagaatacaaattatgaaactattacaatttaaatccaattagattacatatcggtcatccatcagttcaatcggttagtctcgggttttagtgattttttaatatgaatattttaaaaacataaattgaattgtcagatctccggactaaccggtataatcacaatcgggttgagtttaaaaaatactgatttaaatgcaaaaatattttaaatacacactctttaaaaattaccaaaatatttgttaaattattaatgaaatttttcatgttaaaatatcccgcgcttcaaaagcgcgggtcaaaatctagtaaaggtttataaataaatcttaGTAGTTTGAGTAACATTTACAGTAAACTATTCTTTAGAAAGTATGAAAGattatattttgtgaatgacaaatatgattatattttaacattttattttggtaTGCATTTACAAtctataaaatgttttatacataaacatgtattatacataaaatttgtattatacgtatagaaaaatattatacgtataaaaatacaaaaattccTCCCCGCGTACTCTCCGAGTTTTTTTCCGATTTTCTAATAAATCGCTAGGCCCAGATGTGCCGTACGCGTAACGCCTACCGAATTTTTGAAACAAGGATTTTAAATAATGGTTAATTACAtgcataaattttataaattagaagtattattcatatatgtcAATATTAAGAGTTTTGTtatatttccatttttcttaataatattttcaattttagtttcgtttttattattacaaatcatataaatataaaaatggaaatatcttaataaataaataaataaatataaactatatattacgTGAATTCAAAAAAGCAAATTTcacaaaagatatatataacAGATGAGCTAATTTCacccaaaatataattaatatactaTATGATCATAAAACCGATTATAGATCATTAAGGATATCAAACTGATTTAAATTCTAATACTCCAAATCAGaagtttaattgaatcaataacatagtattgttttattttagttgttataCATGTAAActacaaatctctctctctctctctctctctctctctctctctctctctctctctctctctctctctctctctctcctcctctctctctctctctctctctctctctctctctctctctctctctctctctctctctctctctctctctctctcctctctctctctctctctctctctctctctctctctctctctctctctctctctctcgataaACCCATGTCTTCCGATTCGAAAGAGAGAAACTTCCAGTTAGCCGAATCATGATTCAATCAGAATTGATATGTTATCTGTCGACTTGATCGCTGTAAACACTCACATTTAGAGCCTTAGACAATGGCTGCTTGGCAGAGGAATTTACGGTAAGCTTTGTGAGTATTTCTCATGTGGGGGTCTAGAGAATCGTAAAATCATTTCTGATACTGTATCCTTGATAaaccatttattttttctattgatttgtGATAGAAGCTGAGCCTTTGTTTGGAAGGGAAAGAGGATATCAATCCATCCATGGGAACAGAGTGTCGCTTAACTGTCACATACATCAGATAAGCTCATATgtcattattataat
The sequence above is drawn from the Raphanus sativus cultivar WK10039 unplaced genomic scaffold, ASM80110v3 Scaffold0523, whole genome shotgun sequence genome and encodes:
- the LOC130502367 gene encoding plant UBX domain-containing protein 5-like, translating into MEVENKENLISSFLEITSSTREEASYFLETHRWDLDAAVSTFLDNDASAADLPAVPNPNLPPPSIPAAENSPENQEGDTRSRQHAGNIRTFADLNPSPDEGQEYYTGGQKSGMMVQDPNKAKDVDALFEQARQSAVDRPVEPSRSASTSFTGPSRMLSGEPVPSSPQREQDQPRVVMHTITFWRNGFTVNDGPLRSFDDPENATFMASIVRSECPRELEPEDRKIRVHVNLVKRDDNYTEPTKPKTPFQGVGRTLGASGSGSAEPQAPPAQMNTAPGPSRGLIVDQAAPTTSIQLRLADGTRLVSRFNKHHTVRDVRRFIDASRPGGSREYKLLTMGFPPKQLTDFDLTIEQAGIANSVVIQKL